One segment of Scomber scombrus chromosome 3, fScoSco1.1, whole genome shotgun sequence DNA contains the following:
- the LOC133977742 gene encoding red-sensitive opsin, whose amino-acid sequence MTEEWGKPAFAARRHYEDSTRGSAFVYTNSNQTRDPFEGPNYHIAPRWIYNLSTVWMMIVVVLSVFTNGLVLVATAKFKKLRHPLNWILVNLAVADLGETVFASTISVCNQYFGYFILGHPMCVFEGYTVSVCGIAALWSLTIISWERWVVVCKPFGNVKFDAKWATGGIVFSWVWSAVWCAPPIFGWSRYWPHGLKTSCGPDVFSGSEDSGVQSYMIVLMITCCLIPLAIIILCYLAVWLAIRAVALQQKESESTQKAEKEVSRMVVVMILAYCLCWGPYTFFACFAAANPGYAFHPLAAAMPAYFAKSATIYNPIIYVFMNRQFRTCIMQLFGKEVDDGSEVSTSKTEVSSVAPA is encoded by the exons ATGACAGAAGAGTGGGGAAAACCGGCGTTTGCCGCCAGGCGACACTATGAAGACTCAACAAGGGGATCTGCCTTTGTTTACACAAACAGCAATCAAACAAGAG ATCCCTTTGAAGGTCCAAATTACCACATTGCTCCTCGATGGATTTACAACCTTTCAACAGTCTGGATGATGATTGTGGTTGTTCTATCAGTCTTCACTAACGGTCTCGTCTTGGTGGCAACAGCAAAGTTCAAGAAACTCCGTCACCCTCTGAACTGGATCTTGGTCAATCTTGCTGTTGCTGATCTTGGAGAGACAGTATTTGCAAGCACAATCAGTGTATGCAACCAGTATTTTGGTTACTTCATTCTAGGACACCCAATGTGCGTCTTTGAGGGCTACACTGTCTCAGTTTGTG GCATTGCTGCTCTCTGGTCCCTGACTATCATCTCTTGGGAGAGATGGGTCGTTGTCTGCAAACCTTTTGGAAACGTCAAGTTTGATGCCAAATGGGCCACAGGTGGAATTGTATTTTCCTGGGTCTGGTCAGCTGTATGGTGTGCTCCCCCCATATTTGGATGGAGCAG GTACTGGCCTCACGGACTGAAGACTTCCTGTGGACCTGATGTATTCAGTGGAAGTGAGGACTCTGGTGTCCAGTCCTATATGATTGTTCTTATGATTACATGTTGCTTAATTCCCCTTGCTATCATCATCCTTTGCTACCTGGCGGTCTGGTTGGCTATCCGTGCT GTTGCCTTGCAGCAAAAGGAATCAGAGTCAACCCAGAAAGCTGAGAAAGAAGTATCCAGAATGGTCGTTGTCATGATTTTGGCATACTGTTTATGTTGGGGACCTTACACCTTTTTTGCCTGCTTTGCTGCGGCAAACCCTGGATATGCTTTCCATCCTCTGGCTGCTGCCATGCCTGCATACTTTGCCAAGAGCGCCACCATCTACAACCCAATTATCTATGTCTTCATGAACCGCCAG TTCCGCACATGCATCATGCAGCTTTTTGGCAAAGAAGTTGATGATGGCTCTGAAGTATCTACATCAAAGACAGAGGTCTCGTCTGTGGCTCCTGCATAA
- the gnl3l gene encoding guanine nucleotide-binding protein-like 3-like protein: MSKAKQKRAKRLGFLGKQKTNDGQKGDISGRTTNKGQSSVQHVKDHRKPEEIRKQRLQELQEKQRISRERELMKRRNLLSFQNDILQRQKEFEIRETEMQSLEKHVNFENENSRKAYYREFKKVVEASDVILEVLDARDPLGCRCPQVEQAVIQSGTNKKIVLVLNKIDLVSKEIVEKWIKYLRNEFPTVAFKASTQQQSKNLKRSHVPVTQATTELLSSSACIGADCLMKLLGNYCRNLDIKTAITVGVVGFPNVGKSSLINSLKRVRACSVGATPGVTKCLQQVHLDKHIKLLDCPGIVMATSTTDAAMILRNCVKIEQLVDPLPPVEAILRRCNKAQIIEHYGVQDFHTALEFLALLARRQGKLRKGGLPDTDKAAKSVLLDWTGGRISYFTHPPETHTLPTHVSAEIVTEMGKAFDWDELEKGNQEALAESSCSNVQMGFCMETTGMTQGTQAEPPPYLEMEGESVEEPEFKDETECMEDDNDPEFGPMTVEIKSQKSKSDSGVSDATPKAPNLKDILYVDPLQQGHALLAAGKKRKKQQKRADKLATKLSDTLTSAMDFSFSDS; this comes from the exons ATGTCGAAAGCTA aacaaaaaagagcaaaacGTCTCGGCTTTTTAGGAAAACAGAAG ACCAATGATGGACAAAAGGGAGATATTTCAGGGCGGACAACGAATAAAGGGCAGTCATCTGTGCAGCATGTCAAGGACCACAGAAAACCAGAGGAAATCAGGAAGCAAAGG CTTCAGGAACTCCAAGAAAAGCAGAGAATCTCCAGAGAAAGAGAgttgatgaagaggagaaattTGCTAAGCTTTCAGAATGACATCCTACAGCGTCAGAAAGAATTTGAAATTAGG GAGACAGAGATGCAGAGTTTGGAGAAGCATGTCAACTTTGAAAATGAGAATTCAAGAAAAGCTTATTACAGAGAATTTAAAAAG gTAGTGGAGGCATCAGATGTGATTTTGGAAGTTTTGGATGCTCGTGACCCTCTTGGCTGCAGATGTCCTCAGGTGGAGCAGGCAGTCATTCAAAGCGGAACCAACAAGAAGATAGTGTTAGTGCTTAATAAAATTG ATTTGGTGTCAAAGGAAATTGTGGAAAAGTGGATCAAGTATCTTCGTAATGAGTTTCCTACTGTGGCTTTTAAAGCGTCTACTCAGCAACAGTCCAAGAACTTG AAACGCAGTCATGTACCAGTGACACAAGCCACAACGGAGCTTCTTAGTAGCAGTGCTTGTATCGGTGCAGATTGCTTGATGAAGCTGCTCGGTAACTACTGTCGCAACCTGGATATAAAGACGGCCATCACTGTAGGTGTTGTAG GTTTTCCTAACGTGGGAAAGAGCAGTTTGATCAACAGTCTGAAACGCGTACGAGCGTGTAGTGTTGGAGCCACTCCTGGTGTCACCAA GTGCCTTCAACAGGTGCATTTGGACAAACACATTAAGCTGCTAGATTGCCCTGGCATTGTCATGGCGACTTCAACAACTGATGCAGCAATGATTCTTCGTAACTGCGTGAAAATCGAACAGCTTGTAGATCCCCTCCCACCAGTTGAAGCCATCCTGCGACGCTGCAACAAGGCACAG ATCATAGAGCATTATGGAGTGCAAGACTTTCACACAGCTCTGGAGTTCTTGGCATTACTCGCTCGACGTCAAGGCAAACTGAGGAAGGGAGGACTGCCCGACACTGACAAAGCAGCTAAAAGTGTGTTACTAGATTGGACAGG AGGAAGGATCAGCTACTTCACGCACCCTCCAGAGACACACACTCTTCCCACACACGTCAGCGCTGAGATAGTTACGGAGATGGGCAAAGCTTTTGACTGGGATGAGCTTGAAAAAGGAAATCAGGAGGCTCTCGCAg AGTCATCTTGTTCTAATGTCCAAATGGGATTCTGCATGGAAACCACTGGAATGACACAAGGTACACAGGCTGAACCACCCCCATACCTGGAAATGGAAGGAGAGTCAGTGGAAGAGCCAGAATTTAAAGATGAAACTGAGTGTATGGAGGATGACAATGACCCAGAG TTTGGGCCAATGACAGTGGAGATAAAATCTCAGAAGTCAAAGTCTGACTCAGGTGTGAGTGATGCTACACCCAAGGCTCCAAATTTGAAGGATATCTTATATGTGGATCCTCTACAGCAGGGCCATGCACTTCTTGCTGCCggcaagaagagaaagaagcaaCAGAAAAGAGCTG ACAAACTTGCCACCAAACTCTCAGACACCTTGACGTCTGCAATGGACTTCTCattttcagacagctga
- the tfe3b gene encoding transcription factor E3b, translating into MSSRVLLRQQLMREQAQEQERREAQHQASASQLRASDSTPAISVTLPPNAARPPPAQVPVEVLKVQTHLENPTKYHIQQAQRQQVKQYLSTTLGNKAVTQTMGLSPVPQCSSAPEVAPTASSAPNSPMALLNIGSNKEEIDDVIDDIISLESSFNDDIITLIDSGLQLPSTLPGNLLDVYHSPGMAAPTLTVSNSCPADLPKIKREITDSDAKAIMKERQKKDNHNLIERRRRFNINDRIKELGTLIPKSSDPEMRWNKGTILKASVDYIRKLQKEQQRAKDVEMRQKKLEQANHSLMMRIQELEMQARVHGLSTNNSISSSLSSDTSLLQQQPVSQSGQSLPTSAGMASSSFNLLSLGSTAVGQPLPASFLSPPSSDSPAGVTISSPLDLGSLSFAELDDTSASALYPDVGLGDILMDEGCTLSPERGDGSLFSPLSPGASKTSSRRSSLDMDEDL; encoded by the exons ATGTCGTCACGTGTGTTGCTGCGGCAGCAGCTGATGCGAGAACAAGCCCAGGAGCAGGAGAGACGCGAGGCCCAGCACCAGGCCTCTGCTTCTCAGCTCCGGGCCTCTGACTCCACTCCAGCTATCTCTGTCACACTGCCCCCAAATGCGGCCCGTCCACCTCCAGCGCAGGTGCCGGTGGAGGTGCTGAAG GTGCAGACCCACTTGGAGAACCCCACCAAGTACCACATCCAGCAGGCACAGAGGCAGCAGGTGAAGCAGTATCTCTCCACCACTCTGGGCAACAAAGCGGTTACTCAGACGATGGGTCTGTCTCCTGTGCCACAATGCAGTTCTGCCCCTGAAGTTGCCCCCACTGCCAGCAGTGCCCCTAACAGTCCCATGGCTCTGCTCAACATCGGATCCAACAAGGAGGAA ATTGACGATGTGATCGACGACATCATTAGTCTTGAATCCAGTTTTAATGACGACATCATTACATTGATTGACTCAGGTCTCCAGCTGCCCAGCACG CTCCCAGGAAATCTGTTGGATGTGTACCATAGCCCTGGAATGGCAGCACCTACTCTCACTGTCAGCAACTCCTGCCCAGCTGATCTTCCAAAAATTAAAAGGGAAATTACCG ATTCAGATGCCAAAGCAATTATGAAAGAAAGGCAGAAGAAAGACAACCATAACCTCA TTGAGAGGAGGCGGAGATTCAACATCAATGACCGTATAAAGGAACTTGGTACCCTGATACCCAAGTCTAGCGATCC CGAGATGCGCTGGAATAAAGGCACCATTCTGAAAGCGTCTGTAGACTACATCAGGAAGCTACagaaagagcaacagagagCCAAGGATGTCGAGATGCGACAGAAAAAGCTGGAGCAAGCAAACCACAGTTTAATGATGCGCATCCAG GAGCTGGAAATGCAGGCACGGGTCCACGGCCTTTCTACAAACAACAGCATATCCTCTAGTCTGAGTTCCGATACCTCCCTGCTTCAGCAGCAGCCAGTCTCACAGAGTGGCCAGTCCCTGCCTACCAGCGCGGGAATGGCTTCCTCCTCCTTTAACCTCCTCAGCCTGGGTTCGACAGCTGTTGGACAGCCTCTGCCGGCCTCCTTCCTGTCCCCGCCCTCCTCAGACTCTCCCGCGGGAGTCACCATCAGCAGCCCCCTGGACCTGGGCAGCCTTAGCTTTGCCGAGCTAGACGACACCTCCGCCTCAGCACTCTATCCCGACGTTGGCTTGGGAGACATTCTCATGGACGAGGGCTGCACCTTGTCTCCAGAGAGGGGGGACGGGTCGCTGTTTTCTCCTTTGTCACCAGGTGCCTCTAAAACCAGCAGTCGCAGGAGCAGCCTCGATATGGACGAGGACTTGTGA